A window from Ignavibacteriota bacterium encodes these proteins:
- a CDS encoding DUF2961 domain-containing protein: protein MKLKKYLTILLLIFQISTLLYAQSSSLTNLYKLNDGISRSISPENFTGEKGKGGMATLDEGTAARAARNLGQGWKVNPYIHIEPEKTFILGEINSSGIINHIWMTPVGDYRLLILRFYWDDETSPSIEVPVGDFFASGWGMMNEPIINSIAVCVNPRSGFNSYWQMPFKDKCKITMENLSDKKATIYYQINYTLQEIEKNTPYFHSQFRRINPLPYKEVFTILDNVKGKGQYVGTYLAHGARKKGWWGEGEIKFYLDGDKEFPTICGTGEEDYFCGSYGYNDHDVNGKTKYTEFSSLYTGFYQTKDSTISDYVGAFGQYRWHIEDPIKFEEDLKITIQSLGWGSDGYLPLEDDLASVAYWYQIEPHVNFPALPSKDKLIIKKNK from the coding sequence ATGAAGTTAAAAAAATATCTCACAATTCTACTTTTGATTTTTCAAATATCTACATTATTATATGCACAATCTTCAAGTTTAACAAATCTGTATAAATTAAATGATGGAATATCGCGTTCAATTAGTCCGGAAAACTTTACAGGAGAAAAAGGTAAAGGCGGTATGGCAACTCTTGATGAAGGAACAGCAGCAAGAGCCGCAAGAAATTTAGGACAAGGATGGAAAGTAAATCCGTATATACACATTGAGCCTGAAAAAACATTTATACTTGGGGAAATTAATTCCTCTGGAATTATTAATCATATTTGGATGACACCAGTTGGTGATTACAGATTGTTAATTTTAAGATTTTATTGGGATGATGAAACTTCGCCATCCATTGAAGTTCCAGTTGGGGATTTCTTTGCTTCTGGATGGGGAATGATGAATGAACCAATAATTAATTCTATTGCAGTTTGTGTTAATCCAAGAAGCGGTTTTAATTCATATTGGCAAATGCCATTTAAAGATAAATGTAAAATTACTATGGAAAATTTAAGTGATAAAAAAGCAACAATATATTATCAAATAAATTATACTTTGCAAGAAATTGAGAAAAATACACCATATTTTCATTCACAGTTTAGAAGAATAAATCCGTTGCCGTATAAAGAAGTTTTTACAATACTTGATAATGTGAAAGGAAAAGGACAATATGTTGGAACATATTTGGCACATGGCGCAAGAAAAAAAGGCTGGTGGGGGGAGGGTGAAATAAAATTTTATCTTGATGGTGATAAAGAATTTCCAACTATTTGTGGAACTGGTGAAGAAGATTATTTCTGTGGCTCTTATGGATACAATGATCATGATGTAAATGGAAAAACTAAATATACTGAGTTTAGCAGTTTATATACTGGATTTTATCAAACCAAGGATTCAACAATTTCAGATTATGTTGGAGCTTTCGGCCAATATAGATGGCATATTGAAGATCCAATAAAGTTTGAAGAAGATTTAAAAATTACAATTCAGTCTTTAGGTTGGGGATCCGATGGTTATTTACCTTTAGAAGATGATCTGGCATCGGTTGCATATTGGTACCAAATTGAACCGCATGTAAATTTCCCCGCATTACCATCAAAAGATAAATTGATTATTAAAAAAAATAAATGA
- a CDS encoding DUF1080 domain-containing protein: MYKKILFLLTISYGISCSQSEINNPINKKNILTDDEKNEGWILLFDGKTLNGWHEFGKKNVEKGWLIKNGELIAFSDSINHSSDIITDNSFSNFEFVCEWKISIGGNSGIFYHIVENENFTSPIQTAPEYQLIDDIGFREKLEDWQKTGANYALHIPKNNKILKKVGEWNKSKIIVKDSTVEHYLNSEKILEFKQWTNEWNHLVENSKWKDYPNYGLSKEGKIGLQSHGNSVWFRNIKIKKLN, encoded by the coding sequence ATGTATAAAAAGATTCTTTTCTTATTAACAATATCATATGGTATAAGTTGCAGTCAATCAGAAATTAATAATCCAATTAACAAAAAAAATATTTTAACGGATGATGAAAAAAATGAAGGATGGATTTTATTATTTGATGGAAAAACTTTAAATGGATGGCATGAATTCGGTAAAAAGAATGTTGAAAAAGGTTGGCTTATAAAAAACGGTGAACTTATTGCATTTAGTGATTCAATCAATCACAGTTCGGATATTATTACTGATAACAGTTTTTCGAATTTCGAATTTGTATGTGAGTGGAAAATATCAATTGGTGGAAATTCTGGAATATTTTATCACATTGTTGAAAATGAAAACTTTACAAGTCCAATTCAAACTGCTCCGGAATATCAATTAATTGATGATATCGGTTTTCGGGAAAAATTAGAAGATTGGCAAAAAACCGGTGCAAATTATGCGCTTCATATTCCAAAGAACAATAAAATTCTAAAAAAAGTTGGTGAATGGAATAAGAGTAAAATTATTGTAAAAGATTCAACTGTTGAACATTATCTTAATAGTGAAAAAATATTAGAATTTAAACAATGGACAAATGAATGGAATCACCTTGTTGAAAATTCTAAGTGGAAAGATTATCCAAATTACGGACTTTCGAAAGAAGGTAAAATTGGATTGCAAAGTCATGGAAACAGCGTATGGTTTCGCAATATTAAAATCAAAAAACTAAATTAA
- a CDS encoding DUF1080 domain-containing protein yields MKTFFAKSLLILISIYIVSCTCCKIQNTSEKIKLFNGKDLSGWTIHGTETWYVENGELICESGPDKEYGYLSTNEKFKNFELTLEFKQSADGNSGVFFRSSIDGTKISGWQVEVAPPNHDTGGIYESYGRGWLVQIPDEKENILKMGEWNKLKIRVIDNNVKTYLNEIEMIDFTDNKIGEGFGFIALQIHSGGGIKINWRNIEIIKL; encoded by the coding sequence ATGAAAACATTTTTTGCAAAATCGTTACTAATTCTGATAAGTATTTATATAGTATCTTGCACATGCTGCAAAATTCAAAACACATCTGAAAAAATAAAACTTTTTAATGGTAAAGATCTTTCCGGATGGACAATTCATGGAACAGAAACATGGTATGTTGAAAATGGCGAATTAATTTGTGAAAGTGGACCAGATAAGGAATATGGTTATTTAAGTACAAATGAAAAATTTAAAAATTTTGAATTGACTTTAGAATTTAAGCAAAGTGCAGATGGTAATAGTGGAGTATTTTTCCGCTCAAGTATTGATGGAACAAAAATAAGTGGTTGGCAAGTTGAAGTTGCTCCGCCAAATCATGATACCGGTGGGATATATGAATCATACGGACGCGGTTGGTTGGTGCAAATTCCGGATGAAAAGGAAAATATTCTCAAAATGGGTGAATGGAATAAATTGAAAATTCGTGTTATTGATAATAATGTAAAAACATATTTGAATGAAATAGAAATGATTGATTTTACTGATAATAAAATTGGAGAGGGATTTGGATTTATTGCACTCCAAATTCATAGTGGTGGAGGAATAAAAATTAATTGGCGAAATATTGAAATCATAAAACTATAA
- a CDS encoding family 78 glycoside hydrolase catalytic domain, producing the protein MKNILVLLFIISVNIQAQSDNLLPKNLRCEYKVNPIGIDIEQPRLSWELFSEKRGTKQTSYQILVSKELTKLNEVEADIWNSGKIISDNSIQINYEGKKLESNQKYFWKIIVWDENNNSCQSEIAFWSTGLMKENEWKAKWIGLDKAFGIDNPNTPHRILSARMLRKEFSINKKVEKATAFISGLGLFELFLNGKKVGSDVFVPAATEYNKTSFYLTYDITKDLLNDQNAIGVILGNGRYFAMRSEIPTNMRTYGFPKLICQIEIEFNDGTKELIVSDESWKITTEEPIRKNNEYDGEYYDATMEIEDWDKANFDDSQWMSVELVEKPGDKLISQPNEPIRIMDVVNPISVKEIKPGIFIYDMGQNMVGWVELFVNGKKGDKVTLRFAETLKEDGSLFLDNIRSAEVTDTYILKGIGNENWEPKFTYHGFRFVEMIGYPGIPNLNSIKGKVIHDSLEITGIFNCSNELINKIYRNAFWGIRGNYRSMPTDCPQRDERHGWLGDRSSESFGESYIFNISNLYNKWECDIQDAQNEKGSIPDVAPSYWPFYNDNTTWAGTYLFIADMLYSQYGDLRAVQTHYPNMQKWIKHMNQYLKDGIMYKDTYGDWCVPPEDVKLIHTSDPLRTTSSEFIGTAFFNYELRLMAKFAKLLNKPDDEKLYLQQAKEIKLAFNNKFLDKNLIQYGNNSNTSNILAIAFDLVPEEFKSKIIDNLLQKTLGENEGHVGNGIIGGQWLMRTLTNNGHSDVAYLLASQTTYPSWGYMVKQGATTIWELWNGDHGDPGMNSGNHVMLLGDLIIWFYESLGGIKTDPLKSGFKHLIMKPQVIGDLTFVNSKYNSIRGEIISNWKLSENNFTWEVKIPANTTATVYVPTLNNEIVKESNKIAGKQEGVKFIGWEDNFAIYEIESGKFSFSSNGVKKKFTKKYTSNVNIYPRDSTVFLGDKISVTLFCKDSKAVIHYTIDGSTPNLDSPVYSQPFEIVENIEIKAQAFKDNYHPSMPAKAIYNFIDSNKNGIEWKLYKGEFKKIPNLDNMQPDASGFIYQFGLLNILDLPKYNFALRLISHIKIENDGEYEFHTSSNDGSNLYINDKLVVDNNGEHALKQGTGTIFLQKGFHKIRAEYFQTGGSKALQVMYNSKDIAFQPIPAGVLFRNSE; encoded by the coding sequence ATGAAAAATATTTTAGTATTATTATTTATAATTTCTGTTAACATCCAAGCGCAATCAGATAATCTTTTACCAAAAAATTTAAGATGCGAGTATAAAGTCAATCCGATTGGAATTGACATTGAACAACCAAGACTTAGCTGGGAATTATTTTCGGAAAAACGAGGAACTAAACAAACCTCATATCAAATATTAGTTTCTAAAGAGCTAACTAAGTTAAATGAAGTTGAAGCTGATATTTGGAATTCCGGAAAAATAATTTCAGATAATTCAATTCAAATAAATTATGAAGGAAAAAAACTTGAAAGCAACCAAAAGTATTTTTGGAAAATAATAGTTTGGGATGAAAATAATAATTCTTGCCAAAGCGAAATTGCATTTTGGTCAACTGGATTAATGAAGGAAAACGAATGGAAAGCAAAATGGATTGGTCTCGATAAAGCTTTTGGAATTGATAATCCAAACACACCTCATAGAATTTTATCAGCACGAATGTTGAGGAAAGAATTTTCAATTAATAAAAAAGTAGAAAAAGCAACAGCATTCATTTCTGGATTAGGTTTATTTGAACTATTCTTAAATGGAAAAAAAGTTGGTAGTGATGTGTTTGTGCCCGCCGCAACTGAATATAATAAAACTTCATTTTATTTGACGTACGATATAACAAAAGATTTGTTGAATGATCAAAATGCCATTGGTGTAATTTTAGGAAATGGAAGATATTTCGCTATGCGAAGTGAAATCCCAACAAATATGCGAACTTATGGATTTCCCAAATTAATTTGTCAAATTGAAATAGAGTTTAATGATGGTACAAAAGAATTAATTGTTTCTGATGAAAGTTGGAAAATAACTACAGAAGAACCAATTAGAAAAAATAATGAGTACGATGGCGAATATTATGATGCAACGATGGAAATTGAAGATTGGGATAAAGCAAATTTTGATGATTCACAATGGATGAGTGTGGAATTGGTTGAAAAACCAGGAGATAAATTAATATCTCAACCAAATGAACCAATAAGAATCATGGATGTTGTAAATCCAATTTCTGTAAAAGAAATTAAACCCGGTATTTTTATTTACGATATGGGACAAAATATGGTTGGCTGGGTTGAACTTTTTGTGAATGGTAAAAAAGGTGATAAAGTTACTTTGAGATTTGCGGAAACGTTAAAAGAAGATGGAAGTTTATTTCTGGATAATATTAGAAGTGCCGAAGTTACAGATACGTATATTCTTAAAGGAATTGGCAATGAAAATTGGGAACCGAAATTTACATATCACGGATTCAGATTTGTTGAAATGATCGGCTATCCAGGAATTCCTAATCTAAATTCAATAAAAGGAAAAGTAATTCATGATTCCTTGGAAATAACCGGAATATTTAATTGCTCAAACGAATTAATAAATAAAATTTACAGAAATGCATTTTGGGGAATTAGAGGAAATTACAGAAGTATGCCTACCGATTGTCCGCAAAGAGATGAACGACATGGATGGCTTGGTGATCGTTCTTCAGAAAGTTTTGGAGAAAGTTATATTTTCAATATTTCTAATCTATACAATAAATGGGAATGCGATATTCAAGATGCACAAAACGAAAAGGGAAGTATACCGGATGTTGCTCCTTCCTATTGGCCATTCTATAATGATAATACAACTTGGGCTGGTACTTATTTATTTATAGCAGATATGCTTTATTCACAATATGGAGATTTGCGTGCAGTACAAACTCACTATCCAAATATGCAGAAATGGATTAAACATATGAATCAATATCTTAAAGATGGAATTATGTATAAAGACACTTATGGCGATTGGTGTGTTCCGCCGGAAGATGTGAAATTAATTCATACAAGTGATCCATTAAGAACAACAAGTTCAGAATTTATAGGAACTGCCTTTTTTAATTATGAATTAAGATTAATGGCAAAATTTGCTAAACTATTAAACAAACCGGATGATGAAAAATTATATTTACAGCAAGCAAAAGAAATTAAATTAGCATTTAACAATAAATTTCTTGATAAAAATTTAATTCAATATGGAAATAATTCTAACACATCAAATATTTTAGCAATTGCATTTGATTTGGTTCCAGAAGAATTCAAATCAAAAATTATTGATAATCTTTTGCAGAAAACTCTTGGCGAAAATGAAGGTCATGTTGGTAATGGAATTATTGGTGGACAATGGCTGATGAGAACTTTAACAAATAACGGACATTCAGATGTGGCATATTTATTGGCTTCACAAACTACTTATCCAAGTTGGGGATATATGGTTAAACAAGGTGCTACAACTATTTGGGAATTGTGGAATGGAGATCATGGTGATCCAGGAATGAATTCGGGTAACCATGTAATGTTGCTTGGTGATTTGATAATCTGGTTTTATGAAAGCTTAGGTGGAATCAAAACTGATCCTTTAAAATCCGGTTTCAAACATTTGATAATGAAACCGCAAGTAATAGGGGATTTAACATTTGTTAATTCAAAGTATAATTCAATTCGTGGTGAAATTATTAGCAATTGGAAATTAAGTGAAAATAATTTTACTTGGGAGGTTAAAATTCCGGCTAATACAACAGCAACAGTTTACGTCCCAACTCTAAATAATGAAATTGTAAAAGAGAGTAATAAAATAGCCGGTAAACAAGAAGGTGTTAAATTTATTGGGTGGGAAGACAATTTCGCAATTTATGAAATTGAATCCGGAAAGTTTTCTTTTTCGTCAAATGGAGTTAAGAAAAAATTTACTAAAAAGTATACGTCAAATGTAAATATTTATCCAAGAGATTCTACAGTGTTTCTTGGAGATAAAATATCTGTCACATTATTTTGCAAAGATAGTAAAGCGGTAATTCATTATACAATTGATGGAAGTACACCTAATTTAGATTCTCCAGTTTATTCGCAACCTTTTGAAATAGTAGAAAACATTGAAATTAAAGCACAAGCATTTAAAGATAATTATCATCCAAGCATGCCGGCAAAAGCTATTTACAATTTTATTGATTCCAATAAAAATGGAATTGAGTGGAAATTATACAAAGGCGAATTTAAGAAAATTCCAAACTTAGATAATATGCAACCCGATGCTTCCGGATTTATTTATCAATTTGGTTTATTAAATATTCTGGACTTACCGAAATATAATTTTGCACTACGTTTAATCTCACATATTAAAATTGAAAATGATGGAGAATATGAATTTCATACTTCATCAAATGATGGAAGCAATTTATATATAAACGATAAATTAGTAGTTGATAATAATGGAGAACATGCTCTTAAGCAAGGAACCGGAACAATATTTTTGCAAAAAGGTTTTCATAAAATTCGCGCAGAGTATTTTCAAACCGGAGGAAGTAAAGCATTACAAGTTATGTACAATTCAAAAGATATTGCCTTTCAACCAATACCAGCCGGTGTTTTATTCAGAAATAGTGAATAG
- a CDS encoding alpha-L-rhamnosidase, protein MILKIFIVIILFTNVLFSFYSNENNKPFGLLCELLRYPETAVITDSLPEFSWIVPEKFEEQKYYRILVSSTKKILEKDSADCWDSQKTESNISTNIDYFGKALSENSSYFWKVKVWDKFDNESDYSEIQQFNISKFSRENLNWSYQSNFIKLNDSIWVSENRQTSTFHKVSLKKIIQKEKSWFIDFGKSAFATLELNINSISENDSIKIILGERKNEIFAINRNVGKSNIGLMESIIKLKKGNNKYNIEIPTHHSNSPNHQKLAPFYPEVIPFRFVEIISDKKIELLEINQLALYYPFDDSASNFKSSDENLNCVWDLCKYTLKVTPFLGIYADGNRERMPYEADAFIQQLGHYSVDREFSIAKYSAEFLLFNPSWPTEWHMHLIMMAWNHFMYTGDKEFLKNNYELLKNKTLITLAREDGLISTWTEKNNDDFLKRINFSGKKIEDIVDWPKGTPIGSNQANNAGPTPEGERDGFEFSEINTVVNSFHYNSLILISKIAEVLNFEEDKKFFCERAELVKKSIQVKLFDIENKLFNDGESTNHKSLHGNMFPLLFNLVPIENSKNIIEFIKSKGMACSVYGAQHLLEALFNFSEAEYAISLMNSNSKRSWMNMINVGSTMTTEAWDEYYKPNLTWNHAWGSAPANIIPRKIFGIEPIEPAFKKIRITPQPGSLKSMNYKLPTISGNIILDFKNENNSWLISLKTPSNTTMELLLPCEFMNVEINSKKIEPNKKVFFAGKEKNLFKLKNGYFTIKAN, encoded by the coding sequence ATGATATTAAAAATATTTATTGTAATAATTTTATTTACTAATGTATTATTTTCTTTTTATAGTAATGAAAATAATAAACCATTTGGTTTATTATGCGAATTGTTAAGATATCCGGAAACGGCAGTGATTACAGATTCTTTACCAGAATTTAGCTGGATTGTACCAGAAAAATTTGAAGAGCAGAAATACTATAGAATTTTAGTCTCATCAACAAAAAAAATATTAGAAAAAGATTCTGCAGATTGTTGGGATTCACAAAAAACAGAATCAAATATTTCTACAAATATTGACTATTTTGGAAAGGCTCTTTCTGAAAATTCATCATATTTTTGGAAAGTTAAAGTTTGGGATAAATTTGATAATGAAAGTGATTACAGCGAAATTCAACAATTTAACATATCAAAATTTTCTAGAGAAAATTTGAATTGGTCTTATCAAAGTAATTTTATAAAACTAAATGATAGTATTTGGGTTTCTGAAAATAGGCAGACATCAACATTCCATAAAGTATCGTTAAAAAAAATAATTCAAAAAGAAAAAAGTTGGTTTATTGATTTTGGCAAATCTGCATTTGCTACATTGGAATTAAACATTAATTCAATATCTGAAAATGATTCGATTAAAATAATTTTAGGTGAACGTAAAAATGAAATTTTTGCAATAAATAGAAATGTTGGAAAGTCTAATATTGGATTGATGGAATCTATTATAAAATTAAAAAAAGGTAATAATAAATATAATATAGAGATTCCAACACATCATTCAAATTCACCCAATCACCAAAAACTCGCTCCCTTTTATCCGGAAGTTATTCCGTTTAGATTTGTTGAAATTATTTCTGATAAGAAAATAGAATTATTGGAAATCAACCAGTTAGCTTTATATTATCCTTTTGATGATTCTGCTTCTAATTTTAAAAGTTCTGATGAGAACTTAAATTGTGTTTGGGATTTATGCAAATACACACTTAAAGTAACACCGTTTTTAGGAATTTATGCGGATGGCAATAGAGAACGAATGCCATATGAAGCTGATGCATTTATTCAACAACTTGGGCATTATTCTGTTGATAGAGAATTTTCAATTGCTAAATATTCAGCAGAATTTTTACTTTTCAATCCAAGCTGGCCTACTGAATGGCATATGCATTTAATTATGATGGCATGGAATCACTTTATGTACACTGGTGATAAGGAATTTCTCAAAAATAATTATGAATTACTTAAAAATAAAACACTAATTACACTTGCCCGTGAAGATGGGTTAATTAGCACGTGGACAGAAAAAAATAATGATGATTTTTTGAAACGTATAAATTTTAGTGGAAAAAAAATAGAGGATATTGTTGATTGGCCAAAGGGAACACCAATTGGTTCAAATCAAGCAAATAATGCTGGACCAACACCAGAAGGTGAGAGAGACGGTTTTGAATTTTCTGAAATAAACACGGTTGTTAATTCATTTCATTATAATTCGTTAATCTTAATTTCAAAAATTGCCGAAGTCTTAAATTTTGAAGAAGATAAGAAATTCTTTTGTGAGCGAGCAGAATTGGTAAAAAAAAGTATTCAAGTAAAACTATTTGATATTGAAAATAAACTATTTAATGATGGTGAAAGCACAAATCATAAAAGTCTTCATGGAAATATGTTTCCGCTTTTATTTAATCTTGTACCAATCGAAAATTCTAAAAATATAATTGAATTCATAAAATCGAAAGGAATGGCATGCAGTGTTTATGGTGCACAACATCTTCTTGAAGCATTATTTAATTTTAGTGAAGCCGAATATGCAATTTCACTAATGAATTCAAACTCAAAAAGAAGTTGGATGAATATGATAAATGTGGGTTCAACAATGACAACTGAAGCTTGGGATGAATATTACAAACCAAATTTAACATGGAATCATGCTTGGGGAAGTGCCCCAGCTAATATTATTCCAAGAAAAATATTTGGCATTGAACCAATCGAACCAGCTTTTAAGAAAATTAGAATTACACCACAACCTGGAAGTCTGAAATCAATGAATTATAAATTACCAACCATTTCCGGGAATATTATTTTAGATTTTAAAAATGAAAATAATAGTTGGTTGATAAGTTTAAAAACTCCTTCTAACACAACTATGGAATTACTTCTTCCTTGCGAATTTATGAATGTAGAAATCAATTCGAAAAAAATAGAACCTAATAAAAAAGTTTTTTTTGCCGGTAAGGAGAAAAATTTATTTAAACTAAAAAATGGTTACTTTACTATTAAGGCAAACTAA
- a CDS encoding HEAT repeat domain-containing protein — protein sequence MSIEHLEITQKVTIKNIFLFFFILFYSNFYSQIIPQNLFNDISKYKIGDDRSKLTEISSIIVNSLSDEKKVKTIEAELLNFIKSDLSYDAKFFASRELRIVGSEKSINDLKEFLQNEKMSSLARYALESIENEKVDILFCETIPKVSKENQIGIINSLGVRKNKFSIKILSELLNNNDEYIRVSAASALGKIANEDCLPILENHFSVSNMNLRNEIFHSYINILDKISIEKNVHSKYLKLYESDNIPNSIKQAALLGLLNSSSNLSEEILVRIKNEPNELKFIPISKIKYLPKETDFTNFAKLLTSLSAENQIQLLGVFEIIGCEKTKPFIKNLIDSENEHVRIAAIKSLRKIGNKDDVIFLANTATEKEGDEKYYAREILDVINGQNVDESIMENLKNNNEKLLPELIRSAGNRKILNAVNQILELTKSENKIVKSESFKTLEEIATINDINKIINILKLQKDNGDKRKAEFTISTILKKSDNKNVAADQIIIEFNESKNDNDKFSFLRLLGQTENDNAYNILVKELNNPNKEISLSAINGISLWKNSKPRDILLNVAQQSDGVIQSAALKGFTNFIEIDKDLMVDQKIEFYKKSLELSKTSNEKNIALDGIGRIDDFKSLDIFKTYINQSDLKETVEDGINRVGWHLHKSNPEKVKEYILYFIENVEDEKFKAKNSELVKVIDRFIKQRDSI from the coding sequence ATGTCAATTGAGCATTTAGAGATTACTCAAAAAGTCACTATTAAAAATATTTTTTTATTTTTTTTCATTTTATTTTATTCAAATTTCTATTCTCAAATAATTCCGCAAAATTTATTTAATGATATTTCTAAATATAAAATTGGTGATGATAGAAGCAAGTTAACTGAAATATCAAGCATTATTGTTAATTCTCTTTCTGACGAAAAAAAAGTAAAAACAATTGAAGCTGAACTATTAAATTTTATAAAATCAGATCTTTCCTATGATGCTAAATTTTTTGCAAGCAGAGAATTAAGAATTGTTGGATCAGAAAAATCAATAAATGATTTAAAAGAATTTTTACAAAATGAAAAAATGAGTTCTCTTGCAAGATATGCTTTAGAATCTATTGAAAATGAAAAAGTAGATATTCTTTTTTGTGAAACTATACCGAAAGTATCGAAAGAGAACCAAATTGGAATTATTAATTCTTTGGGTGTTCGTAAAAATAAATTTTCAATAAAAATATTATCTGAATTGTTAAACAATAACGATGAATATATTAGGGTTTCAGCTGCATCAGCATTGGGTAAAATTGCTAACGAAGATTGCTTACCAATTTTAGAAAATCATTTTTCTGTATCAAACATGAATTTAAGAAATGAGATTTTTCATTCTTACATTAATATTTTAGATAAAATTTCCATAGAAAAAAATGTACATAGTAAATATTTAAAATTATATGAATCAGATAATATTCCAAATTCAATTAAGCAAGCTGCTTTGCTGGGTTTACTAAATTCTTCATCAAATTTGAGTGAAGAAATTTTAGTAAGAATTAAAAATGAACCAAATGAATTGAAATTTATCCCGATTTCAAAGATTAAATATCTCCCCAAAGAAACCGATTTTACAAATTTTGCAAAATTATTAACATCGCTGAGTGCAGAAAATCAAATACAACTTTTAGGAGTTTTTGAAATAATTGGTTGTGAAAAAACTAAACCTTTTATAAAAAATTTAATTGATTCTGAAAATGAGCATGTTAGAATTGCCGCAATTAAATCTCTTAGAAAAATTGGAAACAAAGATGATGTAATATTTTTAGCAAATACAGCAACTGAAAAAGAAGGTGATGAAAAATACTATGCAAGAGAAATTCTAGATGTTATTAATGGACAAAATGTTGATGAATCAATTATGGAAAATCTAAAGAATAACAATGAGAAATTATTACCGGAATTAATTAGATCTGCTGGTAATAGAAAAATTCTAAATGCTGTTAATCAAATTCTGGAATTAACAAAATCTGAAAATAAAATTGTAAAATCTGAATCATTTAAAACCTTGGAAGAAATTGCAACAATAAATGATATAAACAAAATAATTAATATTCTTAAACTCCAAAAAGATAATGGCGATAAAAGAAAAGCTGAATTTACAATCTCAACAATTTTGAAAAAATCTGATAATAAAAATGTTGCGGCTGATCAAATAATTATTGAATTCAATGAAAGTAAAAATGATAATGATAAATTTTCATTTTTAAGATTGCTTGGACAAACCGAAAATGATAATGCATATAATATTCTAGTCAAAGAATTAAATAATCCAAACAAGGAAATTTCACTTTCTGCCATTAACGGAATTTCATTATGGAAGAACTCTAAACCACGTGATATTTTATTAAATGTTGCTCAGCAATCTGACGGTGTAATTCAAAGTGCAGCTCTTAAAGGTTTTACTAATTTTATTGAAATTGATAAAGATTTGATGGTAGATCAAAAAATTGAATTTTATAAAAAATCCTTAGAATTATCTAAAACGAGTAACGAAAAAAATATTGCTTTAGATGGCATTGGTCGTATTGATGATTTTAAATCATTAGATATTTTTAAAACATATATAAATCAATCAGACTTAAAAGAAACTGTTGAAGATGGAATAAATCGTGTAGGCTGGCATTTGCATAAATCAAATCCGGAAAAAGTTAAAGAATATATCTTATATTTCATTGAAAATGTTGAAGATGAAAAATTCAAAGCAAAGAATTCAGAATTGGTAAAAGTAATTGATAGATTTATTAAACAGCGTGATAGTATTTAG